From the genome of Edaphobacter dinghuensis, one region includes:
- a CDS encoding slipin family protein, producing the protein MSIPALFAIAIVVLYLLNSIKILKEYERGVIFRLGRVMGAAKGPGVILVFRPLDQIVRVSLRQEAMEVPPQDVITRDNVTLKVNAVITLRVMDPTKTVIEVANYVYQTSQFAQTTLRSVLGEVELDEVLAHREMLNQRIQTIIDGHTAPFGVKVVSVEVKQVDLPESMLRAMAKQAEAERERRAKVIHAEGEYNAAAKLVEAAQLMSTQPMTLQLRYLQTLTEIGVEKNTTIVFPLPLEMMNLLNKTLMSTVTPETKDLP; encoded by the coding sequence ATGTCCATCCCCGCGCTCTTCGCCATCGCCATTGTCGTCCTCTACCTGCTCAATTCCATCAAAATCCTCAAAGAATATGAGCGTGGAGTGATCTTCCGTCTTGGCCGTGTCATGGGAGCAGCGAAAGGTCCCGGCGTCATTCTGGTCTTCCGCCCGCTCGACCAGATCGTTCGCGTCAGCCTTCGTCAGGAAGCGATGGAAGTTCCGCCGCAGGACGTCATCACCCGCGACAACGTGACGCTGAAGGTGAACGCCGTCATTACCCTGCGCGTGATGGACCCGACCAAAACCGTGATCGAGGTAGCGAACTACGTCTACCAGACCTCGCAGTTCGCGCAGACCACGCTGCGCTCCGTCCTCGGCGAGGTCGAACTGGACGAAGTGCTCGCTCATCGCGAGATGCTCAACCAGCGCATTCAGACCATCATCGACGGTCACACCGCGCCCTTCGGCGTCAAAGTCGTCTCCGTCGAGGTCAAGCAAGTCGATCTGCCCGAATCGATGCTGCGCGCCATGGCCAAGCAGGCCGAAGCCGAGCGCGAGCGCCGCGCCAAGGTCATCCACGCCGAAGGCGAATATAACGCTGCGGCCAAACTTGTAGAAGCTGCGCAATTGATGAGCACGCAGCCGATGACCCTGCAACTGCGCTACCTGCAAACCCTCACCGAGATCGGCGTCGAGAAGAACACCACCATCGTCTTCCCGCTGCCGCTCGAGATGATGAACCTCTTGAATAAAACTCTGATGTCCACAGTGACACCGGAGACGAAGGACCTACCGTGA
- a CDS encoding SPOR domain-containing protein, whose translation MNTLYSRNSDLEEDDEPNGRDREMTLGTSFIIGIFFALVLICAIFFAFGYSLGRRSALPASGVAAPAASQDTGSGAAKPSSGVPESQAAPADSSANSSTDVPDDSSSNDQTPAVTPTPTAVPAKLTIKPTPVSHAAAPSAPAAVVGAGQSVVQVAAVSRQGDADMLVAALKRHGYNAAIHQSLQDKLLHVQIGPFATKKEADAMRQKLTADGYNAIVK comes from the coding sequence GTGAATACCCTGTACAGCCGCAACAGCGATCTGGAAGAAGACGACGAGCCCAATGGGCGCGATCGTGAGATGACCCTGGGAACATCCTTCATCATTGGCATCTTCTTTGCCCTGGTATTGATCTGCGCCATCTTCTTCGCCTTCGGCTACTCGCTCGGCAGACGGTCCGCGCTCCCCGCTTCGGGCGTCGCTGCCCCGGCGGCCAGCCAAGACACAGGCTCCGGCGCGGCAAAACCCTCCTCGGGAGTTCCCGAATCTCAGGCAGCACCCGCCGATTCGTCAGCCAATTCATCGACCGACGTGCCGGACGACAGCTCGTCGAACGATCAGACTCCGGCAGTTACGCCAACCCCAACGGCTGTACCGGCAAAGCTGACAATCAAGCCAACTCCTGTGAGTCACGCCGCTGCGCCATCGGCACCGGCAGCAGTCGTCGGCGCAGGACAGTCAGTCGTTCAGGTAGCCGCTGTCTCTCGCCAGGGAGATGCGGACATGCTGGTCGCAGCTTTGAAACGGCACGGTTATAACGCAGCGATCCATCAATCGCTGCAGGATAAGCTGCTGCACGTACAGATCGGGCCGTTTGCCACCAAGAAAGAAGCCGATGCAATGCGTCAGAAGCTGACCGCCGACGGCTATAACGCCATCGTCAAGTAG
- a CDS encoding lysophospholipid acyltransferase family protein — MFATLKLLFVYTALGPLAGIIGMPYSLLVQDISRLYRVAMWIANAGVRAAGIRIEVSGLENVPSDRQCIYMCNHVSNLDPPVVLPLLPGRCSVLLKKELMRIPILGTAMKMGKFVPVERGHRREAAQASVTAAADALRSGLNILVFPEGTRSKDGRLSVFKKGPFFLAQQTQAPIVPIALSGTERMMRKGSVAITPGVAKVQLLPVIEPTQYETREELLKAVRKAIADALPDEMKPEDYLTMAL, encoded by the coding sequence ATGTTCGCCACGCTGAAACTTCTTTTTGTCTACACCGCGCTGGGGCCGCTCGCAGGCATCATCGGCATGCCTTACTCGCTTCTGGTGCAGGACATCAGCCGTCTCTATCGGGTGGCGATGTGGATCGCCAACGCGGGTGTTCGCGCGGCTGGCATTCGTATTGAGGTCAGCGGTCTGGAGAATGTTCCTTCCGACCGCCAGTGCATCTATATGTGCAACCACGTTTCGAATCTCGATCCGCCGGTTGTGCTTCCGCTGCTTCCGGGACGTTGCTCGGTGTTGCTGAAGAAGGAGCTGATGCGCATTCCCATTCTCGGCACGGCGATGAAGATGGGTAAATTTGTGCCGGTGGAACGCGGGCATCGTCGCGAGGCCGCGCAGGCCAGCGTGACGGCTGCGGCTGATGCGCTTCGCTCCGGGTTGAATATTCTGGTCTTTCCCGAAGGCACTCGCTCGAAGGATGGAAGGCTCTCCGTCTTCAAGAAAGGGCCGTTCTTTCTGGCGCAACAGACTCAGGCACCGATTGTTCCGATTGCGCTTTCAGGTACAGAGCGCATGATGCGGAAGGGAAGCGTTGCTATCACGCCGGGAGTGGCCAAAGTGCAGTTGCTGCCTGTGATTGAGCCTACGCAGTACGAGACGCGCGAGGAGTTGCTGAAGGCGGTGCGTAAGGCCATTGCCGACGCGCTGCCCGACGAGATGAAGCCTGAAGACTACTTGACGATGGCGTTATAG